In Oryza sativa Japonica Group chromosome 3, ASM3414082v1, one DNA window encodes the following:
- the LOC4333227 gene encoding LOB domain-containing protein 37, with translation MSCNGCRVLRKGCSDGCVLRPCLQWIDAADAQGHATVFVAKFFGRAGLLSFISAVPEAQRPALFQSLLYEAAGRTINPVHGAVGLLWTGNWPLCQAAVETVLRGGAIGPLPELGGACGGAGGDLYGAAKRNGGWSTFSTAKRVRKAEVPEAPSCDLGLCLSPGSPPAVGERKPALRPGTPSMSSDESGTTTGGERDPVLLNLFV, from the exons AAGGGGTGCAGTGACGGCTGCGTGCTGCGGCCATGCCTGCAGTggatcgacgccgccgacgcgcagGGCCACGCCACCGTCTTCGTCGCCAAGTTCTTCGGCCGCGCCGGACTCCTCTCCTTCATCTCCGCTGTCCCCGAGGCGCAGCGACCTG CGTTGTTCCAGTCGCTGCTGTACGAAGCAGCGGGGCGAACCATCAATCCGGTGCACGGCGCGGTGGGCCTCCTCTGGACGGGGAACTGGCCCCTCTGCCAGGCCGCTGTCGAGACCGTGCTGCGTGGAGGCGCCATCGGCCCTCTGCCGGAGCTCGGCGGGGcctgcggcggcgctggcggggACCTCTACGGCGCCGCCAAGCGCAACGGCGGCTGGTCTACCTTCTCCACTGCGAAGCGGGTGAGGAAGGCCGAGGTACCTGAAGCCCCGTCGTGCGACCTAGGCCTGTGCCTCAGCCCCGGCTCTCCGCCGGCGGTGGGGGAGAGGAAACCAGCACTGCGGCCGGGGACGCCGTCAATGAGCTCCGATGAGTCCGGCACCACAACCGGAGGCGAAAGGGATCCTGTGCTGCTCAACCTTTTTGTCTGA